One window of Deltaproteobacteria bacterium genomic DNA carries:
- the hslV gene encoding ATP-dependent protease subunit HslV, whose translation MIRSTTILAVKQGKHVTMIGDGQVTLDKMVIKGSAKKVRRMYEDKVLAGFAGSTADAFTLFEKFEGKLNQYNGNLTRAAVELAKEWRGDKYLRQLDALLLVADEQNMFTVSGHGDVIEPDDGIAAIGSGGFYALAAARALVRKTQLSPSEVAHEAMKIASEICVFTNDQFVVEELK comes from the coding sequence ATGATTCGTAGCACAACGATATTGGCGGTTAAACAAGGTAAGCATGTCACCATGATCGGTGACGGGCAAGTCACTTTAGATAAAATGGTCATCAAAGGTTCTGCTAAAAAAGTGCGGCGAATGTATGAAGATAAAGTCTTGGCGGGTTTTGCCGGTTCTACGGCAGATGCCTTTACTTTATTTGAAAAGTTTGAGGGTAAACTCAACCAATACAATGGCAACCTCACTAGGGCGGCGGTAGAGTTGGCCAAGGAATGGCGAGGGGATAAATATTTACGGCAACTCGATGCCCTGTTGCTAGTGGCCGATGAGCAAAACATGTTCACCGTCAGCGGGCACGGGGATGTGATTGAGCCCGATGATGGTATCGCGGCCATTGGGTCGGGTGGTTTTTATGCGCTGGCAGCGGCACGGGCTTTGGTGCGCAAAACACAACTTTCCCCCAGCGAAGTTGCCCATGAGGCCATGAAAATCGCCTCTGAGATTTGTGTGTTTACTAACGATCAATTTGTTGTCGAGGAATTAAAATAA